In Pseudomonadota bacterium, a genomic segment contains:
- a CDS encoding heparinase II/III family protein codes for RKLVLHWLDVHTAIDPRPWSPNLVGRRVTAWLSHAEFLLKDSDSSFSKRFFQGVALQARHLSRTARTCEDGAERFLALKGLLYSGLSLPDGERRTQQALKLLTAELTRQILPDGGHFERSPSAHLSVLRHLIDIRGSLISAGQPSPEALNNAIDRMAPVLRAFRHGDGALALFNDSVETEPWLIDLVLAQCGSKGRALDNAPHVGFRRVQAGRSLLVADLGAPAKSGRRAHAGTLSFELSAGKERLIVNCGAWRGDDEAWRKALRATAAHSTLTVNDTNSCELFDDGSTGTGPTRIESQREDQEGATWLEASHDGYREPFGLIHRRRIYVAPDGNNLRGEDILTRADANNRGGRSFAIRFHLHPDVQASLVQDGGSVLLRPPSGSGWQIRAAGGTIGLNESVYASDGLNRRRSEQVIITGPVEAEETVIKWALLRIPKN; via the coding sequence GCGCAAGCTGGTACTGCACTGGCTTGATGTCCATACCGCCATCGACCCGAGACCGTGGAGCCCCAATCTCGTGGGCCGACGCGTGACGGCGTGGCTATCGCACGCCGAATTTCTCCTCAAGGATTCGGATTCGTCTTTTTCGAAGCGCTTTTTCCAGGGCGTGGCGCTGCAAGCGCGCCATCTGTCGCGCACCGCGCGGACCTGCGAGGACGGCGCGGAACGGTTCCTGGCGCTCAAGGGCCTGCTCTATAGCGGCCTCAGCCTGCCGGACGGTGAGCGGCGAACGCAACAGGCGTTGAAATTATTGACGGCGGAACTAACACGCCAGATTCTGCCCGACGGCGGGCATTTCGAGCGCAGTCCTTCAGCTCATCTCTCGGTCCTGCGGCACCTGATCGACATACGCGGCTCTTTGATATCTGCCGGGCAGCCCTCACCCGAAGCGCTCAACAATGCGATCGACCGCATGGCGCCTGTGCTTCGCGCCTTCCGTCACGGCGACGGCGCACTGGCCCTGTTCAACGATTCGGTCGAAACTGAACCGTGGCTGATCGATCTCGTATTGGCCCAGTGCGGTAGCAAGGGCCGGGCCTTGGACAACGCGCCACATGTCGGCTTCCGCCGCGTTCAGGCGGGCCGCTCGCTGCTTGTCGCCGACCTCGGCGCGCCGGCGAAATCCGGGCGGCGCGCCCATGCCGGCACCCTGAGCTTCGAACTCAGCGCCGGCAAGGAACGCTTGATCGTAAATTGCGGCGCCTGGCGCGGCGACGACGAGGCTTGGCGCAAAGCGCTTCGCGCCACGGCCGCCCATTCGACCTTGACTGTGAACGACACAAATTCCTGCGAATTATTCGATGATGGCTCGACCGGCACCGGGCCGACACGCATAGAAAGCCAGCGCGAAGATCAAGAAGGTGCAACATGGCTGGAAGCCAGCCATGACGGCTACCGGGAGCCGTTCGGCCTCATTCACCGGCGCCGGATATATGTCGCACCCGACGGCAACAATCTGCGCGGTGAAGATATTTTGACGCGCGCCGACGCCAACAATCGCGGTGGGCGCTCCTTTGCCATACGCTTCCACCTGCATCCCGATGTGCAGGCCTCGCTGGTGCAAGACGGCGGCTCGGTGTTACTGCGCCCACCAAGTGGCAGCGGCTGGCAAATACGTGCCGCCGGCGGCACCATTGGATTGAATGAGAGTGTTTATGCGAGCGACGGGCTAAACCGCCGGCGCAGCGAGCAGGTCATTATCACCGGGCCCGTCGAGGCCGAAGAAACGGTGATCAAATGGGCGCTTCTCAGAATCCCTAAAAATTAG
- a CDS encoding glycosyltransferase family 4 protein, which yields MKICQLCAVDFTLYHFILPLMRAEQAAGHEVVGVCSDGPWLDKVAAEGLRTVPLAIARNLNPLRHWVSYRRLCRLFRDERFDMVHVHTPIAALLGRLAARRAGVGRIVYTAHGFYFHEHMAPWKRALFIALEKWGGRHTNILFTQAEEDAESARRLGLCRNGVIEAIGNGVDPARFAPAVDGDAARRSLRAELDTPEDAVVVMMTGRMVAEKGYPELFAAMAGQDAILWAAGERLASDHAAQVSLTAPPPNVRLLGHRQDVPGLLRAADIFTLPSHREGMPRSIIEAMMVGLPVIATDIRGSREEVVSGETGLLVPVANKDELAGAIRELSADPALRQRMGAAGRRRALELYDESKVIARQMKRLALTD from the coding sequence ATGAAAATCTGTCAGCTCTGCGCCGTCGATTTCACGCTCTACCATTTTATTCTTCCCCTCATGCGGGCCGAGCAGGCGGCTGGGCATGAAGTCGTGGGTGTCTGTTCGGACGGTCCGTGGTTGGACAAGGTCGCGGCCGAGGGCCTGCGCACGGTGCCGCTTGCCATCGCGCGCAACCTCAACCCCCTGCGTCACTGGGTGAGCTATCGCCGCCTCTGCCGTCTGTTCCGCGACGAGCGTTTCGACATGGTGCATGTGCACACGCCGATCGCCGCGTTGTTGGGCCGTCTTGCGGCGCGCCGCGCGGGCGTTGGGCGCATCGTCTATACCGCGCACGGCTTTTATTTCCACGAGCACATGGCGCCGTGGAAGCGCGCGCTGTTCATCGCCCTAGAAAAATGGGGCGGGCGCCATACGAATATCCTCTTTACCCAGGCCGAAGAAGATGCCGAGAGCGCGCGTCGTCTCGGCCTCTGCCGCAACGGCGTGATCGAAGCCATCGGCAACGGCGTCGATCCAGCGCGCTTTGCACCGGCGGTGGACGGCGATGCGGCCCGGCGCAGCTTGCGCGCCGAGTTGGATACACCCGAGGATGCGGTCGTGGTCATGATGACCGGGCGCATGGTGGCGGAAAAAGGCTATCCCGAACTGTTCGCGGCGATGGCCGGCCAGGATGCTATTCTATGGGCCGCCGGCGAACGGCTGGCCAGCGATCATGCCGCTCAGGTGAGCCTCACGGCGCCGCCGCCCAATGTCCGTCTTCTTGGCCACCGCCAGGATGTGCCCGGTCTGCTACGCGCTGCCGACATCTTCACCCTGCCGTCGCACCGCGAAGGCATGCCGCGCTCGATCATCGAGGCGATGATGGTGGGCCTGCCGGTGATCGCCACCGATATCCGCGGTTCGCGCGAGGAAGTGGTAAGCGGCGAAACCGGTCTCCTGGTGCCGGTCGCCAACAAGGACGAATTGGCCGGCGCGATCCGCGAGCTTTCCGCCGATCCTGCGCTGCGGCAGCGAATGGGCGCTGCGGGACGGCGCCGCGCGCTCGAACTTTATGACGAATCCAAAGTCATCGCGCGCCAGATGAAACGGTTGGCGCTGACGGATTAG
- the asnB gene encoding asparagine synthase (glutamine-hydrolyzing), translating into MCGFAGQTAFGGIDRVALAPRIARALERLRPRGPDSQQSWFDSRCALANTRLAIQDLSSAASLPMEAQGLVVAYNGEIYNFHELRAELTVAGHSFVTGGDTEILLAGWRQWGEGLLPRLAGMFAFALWDAAKSELILVRDRLGKKPLLYKAEAGRCTFASELAALETLLESAPPLDRQALRMLFTLRYVPEPLSIAAGVCKLAGGYLARVTAAGVEVRRWYDPLVGRPPLYTDPAQAEKDLVQIFDQAVQSRLIADVPFGVFLSGGIDSALVAASMVRAGERVRSFTVGFTDAADYYEERPAAERVARHLGTEHMAIEVSPSDARAALDEVFLGLDEPFADSSAVPTFLLARETRRHVTVALSGDGADEVFGGYRKYQGELMAARYRALPALLRRGLIEPLAALLPERKSSPLLERARRLRRFAQHAGKDAVGRQAGWMRLMDESELTRLFVQSNGAADSESPDLETMVAELRHEAGDSDALNAMLHADTRLGLPGDMLVKSDRMSMANSLEVRCPFLDHRVVECAAAMPGDFKLAPGEGKRVLRRAFADRLPKEVFELPKKGFEIPIAEWLTGPLDELTRRSIDAERLRRQGIFRPEQPRRWYADLKAGRRDSSEKLWTLIAFQAWCENFRPDLAA; encoded by the coding sequence ATGTGCGGGTTCGCTGGCCAAACCGCTTTTGGCGGCATCGACCGGGTCGCGCTGGCGCCGCGTATCGCGCGTGCGCTCGAGCGTCTTCGCCCGCGCGGTCCGGACAGCCAGCAAAGCTGGTTCGATTCGCGCTGCGCCCTGGCCAATACGCGACTTGCCATTCAGGACCTCAGCAGCGCCGCGTCCTTGCCGATGGAAGCGCAGGGTCTGGTCGTGGCTTACAATGGCGAGATTTATAATTTTCACGAATTGCGCGCCGAATTGACGGTGGCGGGTCATAGCTTTGTCACCGGTGGCGATACGGAAATCCTGCTCGCCGGTTGGCGGCAATGGGGCGAAGGCTTGTTGCCGCGCCTGGCCGGCATGTTCGCATTCGCGCTGTGGGACGCCGCGAAATCCGAATTGATCCTGGTGCGCGACCGCTTGGGCAAGAAGCCGTTGTTGTACAAGGCCGAAGCCGGGCGCTGCACGTTTGCTTCCGAATTGGCGGCGCTTGAGACCCTGCTGGAGAGCGCGCCGCCATTGGATCGACAGGCGCTCAGGATGCTGTTCACGCTGCGCTACGTGCCGGAGCCGCTGTCTATTGCCGCGGGCGTATGCAAATTGGCCGGCGGGTATTTGGCGCGGGTGACGGCGGCGGGTGTTGAGGTGCGGCGCTGGTACGATCCGCTGGTTGGGCGGCCACCGCTTTACACCGACCCGGCACAGGCCGAGAAGGATCTGGTGCAAATTTTCGATCAAGCTGTGCAGAGCCGCCTGATCGCCGATGTGCCGTTTGGTGTGTTTTTGTCGGGCGGCATCGACTCGGCGCTGGTGGCGGCGTCGATGGTGCGCGCCGGTGAGCGCGTGCGCAGTTTCACCGTCGGCTTTACCGATGCCGCGGACTATTACGAAGAGCGCCCCGCCGCCGAGCGCGTCGCGCGTCATCTCGGCACCGAGCATATGGCGATCGAAGTCTCGCCCAGCGACGCGCGCGCGGCGCTGGATGAGGTGTTTCTCGGCCTCGACGAGCCGTTCGCTGATTCTTCGGCCGTTCCGACTTTTCTGCTCGCCCGCGAAACCCGCCGCCATGTCACCGTGGCGCTTTCTGGCGACGGCGCCGATGAGGTGTTTGGCGGTTACCGCAAATATCAGGGCGAGCTGATGGCGGCACGTTATCGCGCTCTTCCAGCACTGCTACGGCGCGGCTTGATCGAGCCTTTGGCGGCTCTCTTGCCGGAGCGCAAGTCGAGCCCGCTGCTGGAACGCGCCAGGCGTCTTCGCCGTTTTGCGCAGCATGCCGGCAAGGATGCGGTGGGCCGGCAGGCCGGATGGATGCGTCTGATGGACGAAAGCGAATTGACGCGGCTGTTCGTGCAGTCAAACGGCGCAGCGGATTCAGAATCACCGGATTTAGAAACAATGGTGGCCGAGCTACGCCATGAAGCAGGCGACAGCGATGCGCTTAACGCGATGCTTCACGCCGATACCCGTTTGGGCCTACCCGGCGATATGCTGGTCAAGAGCGACCGCATGAGCATGGCCAACAGCCTGGAAGTGCGCTGCCCGTTTCTCGATCACCGCGTGGTGGAATGCGCGGCGGCTATGCCGGGCGATTTTAAACTGGCGCCGGGAGAGGGCAAGAGAGTGTTGCGCCGGGCGTTTGCCGATCGCTTGCCGAAAGAGGTGTTTGAGTTGCCGAAGAAGGGCTTTGAAATTCCTATCGCCGAATGGCTTACCGGCCCGCTCGACGAATTAACGCGGCGCAGCATCGATGCCGAGAGATTACGGCGCCAAGGAATTTTCCGGCCTGAGCAGCCGCGCCGTTGGTACGCCGATCTCAAGGCGGGCCGGCGCGATTCATCGGAGAAGCTGTGGACGCTGATCGCGTTTCAGGCCTGGTGCGAAAACTTCCGCCCCGACCTTGCCGCGTGA
- a CDS encoding glycosyltransferase, translated as MTVAERSARVMHVITGLDTGGAETQLALLVGARKAAGAEDVVVSLIPGGALRERLENAGVAVHDLGMRRGRPTLTGLLRLRSLIRRTKPQIIQSWMYHADLIAAFALRFSGRRNTTPLIWGIRCSDMNLADYGRSLRWTLRLCARYSHVPDIVVANSEAGLKTHLDLGYRPRQNRVIDNGIDTARYRPDAALRAEVRAELEIDPGVPLVAHVARVDPMKDHDTLLAAMREIPDVKLLLVGLGTESLASRPGWHGLGRRADVPRLLSACDLIVASSAYGEGFSNALAEGMASGLPAIATDVGDAARIIGQSGRIVPPRDAQALAKAIHELAFEPPDIHAERCIQARSSIEKRFSMAANLAAFEQVYASLV; from the coding sequence ATGACGGTAGCTGAACGTAGCGCCCGCGTCATGCATGTCATTACCGGGCTCGACACCGGCGGCGCGGAGACCCAATTGGCGCTTCTCGTCGGCGCGCGCAAAGCAGCCGGCGCCGAGGATGTTGTGGTCAGCTTGATACCCGGCGGGGCGCTGCGCGAGCGTTTGGAAAATGCCGGCGTGGCGGTGCATGATCTTGGCATGCGGCGCGGCCGTCCGACCCTCACCGGCCTGTTGCGTCTCAGGTCCCTCATCCGCCGGACCAAGCCGCAGATCATTCAAAGCTGGATGTATCATGCCGATCTAATTGCCGCCTTCGCCCTGCGTTTCTCCGGGCGCAGGAACACAACGCCGCTTATATGGGGGATTCGTTGCTCCGACATGAATCTCGCGGATTACGGCCGCAGCTTAAGATGGACGCTGCGTTTATGCGCGCGCTATTCGCATGTTCCCGATATAGTGGTGGCCAATTCCGAAGCCGGATTAAAGACGCATCTTGATTTGGGATATCGGCCCCGCCAGAATCGCGTCATCGACAACGGCATCGATACCGCGCGCTACCGCCCCGATGCGGCGTTGCGCGCGGAGGTTCGTGCCGAGCTGGAAATTGATCCCGGCGTGCCGCTGGTAGCGCATGTGGCGCGCGTCGATCCGATGAAGGACCATGACACCTTGCTCGCCGCCATGCGCGAAATACCGGATGTGAAATTGCTGCTTGTCGGCTTGGGCACGGAATCCTTGGCCTCGCGTCCGGGCTGGCACGGCCTCGGGCGGCGCGCCGATGTGCCCCGTCTGCTGAGCGCCTGCGACCTGATCGTCGCAAGCTCGGCTTACGGCGAAGGTTTCTCCAATGCGCTGGCCGAGGGCATGGCATCGGGCCTCCCCGCCATCGCCACCGATGTCGGCGATGCCGCGCGGATCATCGGCCAATCGGGGCGGATCGTGCCGCCGCGCGATGCCCAGGCGCTGGCCAAAGCCATTCATGAATTGGCGTTTGAGCCGCCGGACATTCATGCCGAGCGCTGCATACAGGCGCGCAGCTCGATCGAAAAACGCTTTTCCATGGCGGCAAACCTCGCGGCTTTCGAGCAGGTCTATGCGTCGCTGGTGTAA
- a CDS encoding methyltransferase domain-containing protein — protein sequence MNFRALIKRSVALACAYYLYDDWRARRRLAAGRLETGSGARHAKLDIAASLSYVERVYGDYISYGGLERFRGSVAEIGPGDSFAVALRILGNGADHVHAIDRWVSRRDADAQRRIYSALSEQYDLGHLFSGSPAEETIRNLTYHAGQPAETFFRDCGLEFDAILSRAVMEHLYDPLAALDDMARSLKPSGIMIHRIDLRDHGMFAGHHPLTLLTLSDDIHRCMTRGAGRPNRVLINDYRDWLERSGLTGELTISRLAGGSEELDPAPWTALGEDAKTRALECVRAIRPRLSNKFNAMADEDLAVAGLVLVARKNNA from the coding sequence ATGAATTTTCGCGCCCTTATCAAGCGCAGCGTGGCGCTCGCTTGCGCCTATTATCTCTATGACGATTGGCGGGCACGGCGGCGCCTCGCGGCAGGCCGGCTGGAAACCGGTTCGGGCGCACGGCATGCGAAGCTCGATATTGCTGCCTCGCTGAGCTATGTCGAGCGGGTTTACGGCGACTATATTTCCTATGGCGGTCTCGAACGCTTCCGCGGAAGCGTCGCCGAGATCGGGCCGGGCGACAGTTTCGCCGTCGCCCTTCGTATCCTCGGCAACGGCGCCGATCACGTCCATGCCATCGACCGCTGGGTTTCGCGGCGCGACGCGGACGCACAGCGCCGCATCTATAGCGCTTTGTCGGAACAATATGACCTCGGCCATTTATTCAGCGGATCGCCCGCCGAGGAGACGATCCGAAATCTCACTTATCACGCTGGCCAGCCAGCGGAGACGTTCTTCCGCGATTGCGGCCTTGAGTTCGACGCCATCCTCAGCCGGGCGGTGATGGAGCACCTCTATGATCCGCTCGCAGCGCTTGACGACATGGCGCGGAGCCTCAAGCCGAGCGGCATTATGATCCATCGCATCGATCTGCGCGACCACGGCATGTTTGCCGGCCATCACCCGCTCACACTGCTTACTCTGTCGGACGACATACATCGATGCATGACGCGCGGTGCGGGACGGCCCAACCGGGTGCTCATCAATGATTATCGCGATTGGCTCGAGCGCTCCGGTCTGACAGGAGAATTGACCATCAGCCGCCTCGCCGGAGGCAGTGAAGAACTCGATCCCGCGCCCTGGACGGCGCTGGGTGAAGACGCCAAAACCCGTGCTCTTGAATGCGTACGCGCCATCCGACCGCGCCTTTCAAACAAATTCAACGCCATGGCAGATGAGGATTTGGCGGTAGCCGGACTGGTACTGGTCGCGCGCAAAAACAACGCCTAA
- a CDS encoding glycosyltransferase: MRQRFSADWLEVNSPIAFVLPSFAGGGAERVMLCLLAGIDRSRLSPSLITLSGEGPLSKLVPPDVPLVDLARPRLRHAGPALVGTIRQMRPQAVVSSLGYVNLALLAGRRLLPSGTRIIVREANMPSLSLPGGPRPGLMRWLYRRYYPRADAVVCTSHMMMEEMALDFGVARERLHLLPNPVDGAALRAEATVSTAAAATSVHFIAAGRLARQKGFDRLIEMFADLPGNCRLTILGEGPERSALQTMCDRLGGRVQLPGFEDNPWPHYAAADAFLLPSRWEGMPNAALEALACGTPVIATLESGAIGELAVTAPPGAVTVAPWGSEFAAAMAAVRAAAFDKKPRPSLLPPGHEPAAVARRFEEIVRRIC, translated from the coding sequence GTGCGCCAACGCTTCAGCGCAGATTGGCTAGAGGTGAATTCGCCCATAGCTTTTGTCTTGCCGTCTTTCGCCGGCGGTGGCGCGGAGCGGGTTATGCTGTGCTTGCTTGCTGGCATTGATCGATCGCGCCTTTCGCCGTCGCTCATCACGTTGAGTGGCGAGGGGCCACTTTCGAAATTGGTGCCTCCGGATGTGCCGCTTGTTGATTTGGCCCGCCCGCGTCTGCGCCATGCGGGGCCCGCGCTTGTCGGCACCATCCGCCAGATGCGCCCGCAGGCCGTGGTTTCCTCGCTCGGCTATGTTAATCTCGCCCTCCTGGCCGGCCGCCGCTTGCTGCCATCCGGCACGCGCATCATTGTGCGTGAAGCCAACATGCCGTCGCTGAGCCTGCCGGGCGGGCCCCGACCCGGCCTGATGCGCTGGCTTTACCGCCGCTATTATCCGCGCGCGGACGCGGTTGTTTGTACGTCGCATATGATGATGGAAGAGATGGCGCTCGACTTCGGTGTCGCGAGGGAGCGTCTGCACCTGCTGCCCAATCCGGTGGATGGCGCGGCTCTTCGAGCTGAAGCGACCGTCTCGACGGCGGCGGCGGCGACCTCGGTCCATTTCATTGCGGCAGGGCGCCTCGCCCGGCAGAAGGGATTTGATCGGCTGATCGAGATGTTTGCCGACCTGCCGGGAAATTGTCGTCTCACCATCCTCGGTGAAGGCCCCGAACGCTCAGCGCTACAGACAATGTGCGACCGGCTGGGTGGCCGTGTGCAATTGCCGGGTTTTGAAGATAATCCCTGGCCGCATTACGCGGCGGCGGATGCATTTCTCCTGCCATCTCGTTGGGAGGGCATGCCCAACGCCGCTTTGGAAGCCCTGGCGTGCGGCACGCCTGTGATCGCGACACTCGAATCCGGCGCTATCGGAGAGCTCGCCGTCACGGCGCCGCCGGGCGCCGTGACGGTGGCGCCCTGGGGATCGGAATTTGCCGCCGCCATGGCGGCGGTCAGAGCAGCAGCGTTTGACAAGAAGCCGAGGCCAAGCCTGCTGCCGCCTGGCCATGAACCCGCCGCGGTTGCCCGGCGTTTTGAAGAGATTGTACGGCGGATATGTTAG
- a CDS encoding glycosyltransferase family 4 protein, whose product MDTRKSRPLRVLCIDHEGGYGGSSRSLYQMIEAMDRSNMTLMVWCGRLGPIQERYARLGISVRVIDSLPSATTLHRLSRTLLGFSRCIFQLALNKKLRAELREFEGYDVIHFNHPNLFLLAAWIRHQTAAAQILHVRTVSENLYEGTPEFWLARAINKRTCRWLARWQTRCLSISIDQFVFITSNEQDAFSRLGGRADGPVIHNISVPLTTDPLPIPRIPANGQLIVACLENYRWSRGTDRLVEIADCLNARGRDDILFVVAGDMAFPRAQRRGHGVGWAGCKDLIEYVQRAGLEHYFLFLGHVAEPENVLAAADLLISVPRRAGPWGRNIIEAMAMGRPVLALGTWDGFIRSNENGLLHEKFDAALIAESLCILADDRARLGTLATAARHHIESCCDGPTNAKQLVALWRKAANKNCNTEPDVNSASEKWPHPAGIRTDLEG is encoded by the coding sequence ATGGACACCCGGAAAAGCCGGCCCTTGCGCGTGCTTTGTATCGATCATGAAGGGGGCTATGGCGGTTCTTCCCGCAGCTTGTATCAAATGATTGAGGCAATGGACCGCTCAAACATGACCCTAATGGTCTGGTGCGGCCGGCTGGGACCGATTCAGGAACGCTATGCTCGCTTGGGAATATCAGTCCGCGTTATTGACAGCCTCCCCTCCGCGACAACGCTGCATCGTTTGTCCCGCACGCTTCTGGGATTTTCACGTTGTATTTTTCAATTGGCGCTCAATAAGAAACTACGCGCAGAATTGCGTGAATTTGAGGGTTACGACGTAATTCACTTTAACCACCCAAATCTTTTCTTGTTAGCAGCGTGGATCAGGCACCAAACCGCCGCAGCCCAAATACTTCACGTTCGAACCGTGTCTGAGAATCTGTATGAAGGAACGCCCGAATTTTGGCTTGCAAGGGCCATAAATAAGCGAACTTGCCGCTGGTTGGCACGCTGGCAAACTCGTTGCCTTTCAATATCGATCGACCAATTCGTGTTTATTACCAGTAACGAGCAGGACGCATTTTCTCGATTGGGCGGTCGTGCGGACGGCCCGGTTATCCACAATATTTCCGTACCGCTGACCACTGATCCGCTGCCTATTCCGCGCATCCCAGCGAATGGTCAGCTAATAGTTGCGTGTTTGGAGAATTACCGTTGGAGCCGTGGCACTGACCGCCTGGTTGAGATTGCTGATTGCCTGAACGCCCGAGGTCGTGACGATATTCTGTTTGTCGTCGCTGGTGACATGGCCTTCCCGCGGGCTCAACGCCGTGGACACGGCGTCGGGTGGGCTGGCTGTAAAGATTTGATCGAGTATGTCCAACGGGCCGGGCTCGAGCACTATTTCCTTTTCCTCGGTCACGTGGCCGAACCTGAAAACGTGCTGGCGGCCGCCGACTTGCTAATCAGTGTGCCGCGCCGCGCCGGGCCTTGGGGCCGCAACATTATAGAGGCCATGGCAATGGGCCGGCCCGTTCTAGCATTGGGCACTTGGGATGGATTTATCCGCTCTAATGAGAACGGCCTGCTTCACGAAAAATTTGATGCGGCCCTTATTGCCGAATCTCTTTGTATATTGGCTGATGACCGTGCCCGTCTCGGCACGTTAGCGACGGCGGCGCGCCACCACATTGAGAGTTGCTGCGACGGTCCCACCAATGCCAAGCAATTGGTGGCGCTCTGGCGGAAGGCAGCTAACAAAAATTGTAACACTGAACCTGATGTGAATTCTGCGTCAGAAAAATGGCCTCATCCGGCCGGCATTCGAACCGACCTCGAAGGCTAA